The following nucleotide sequence is from Tenrec ecaudatus isolate mTenEca1 chromosome X, mTenEca1.hap1, whole genome shotgun sequence.
GGGCCCCAGGGAGGCCAGGCCTCCATCACTGCTGCTGCAGGCTATGCTGCCAAGGGCCACCATAAGGGAAGGCCACGTTCTTCTGGGGCACCACTCCCCCATGAGAGCACCGGAAAAGCCCTGAGAAGTGTGAATTTGGCCATGCTGCTACTGCTCCTGTTAAATAAATATAAGGAGAAAGAGCCCGTTACGAAGACGGAAATAATGAAAGTTATTGGAAGAAGGAACAAGGTCGCCTACCGTGGGATCATGAATTTTGCATCGAAAATGTTGGACATGGTATTTTGTCTCAACCTGAAGGAAATGGACCCGTTCACCCATTCCTATATCCTCCTGCGCAAACTCTACTTCACTGAAGACGGAGGAATTCTGGATGGTGATGGTGACAGGGGGTTTCCCAGGTACGGTCTCCTGATGGCTCTCCTGTCCTTTATCTACGTAAAGGGCGGCCGGGCCACTGAGGACGAGATGTGGGAATACTTGCATAGGTTGGCCGTGTATGATGGGGAGAAGCACATTATCTTTGGGGACCCAAGAAAATTCATAACAAAAGATTTGGTTCAGGAAATGTACCTGGAGTACGTGCTGGTGCCCTATAGTGTTCCCCCATGCTTTGAattgctgtggggccccagggccCATGCTGTAACCAGCAAGTTGCAAGCCCTGGAGTTTTATGTCAAGCTCACTGGTACAAACCCGGCTGCCTTCCCGCTTCAGTATGAAGCAGCTTTGAGAGAGGAGGAAATGAGGGTTAGAGCCTGAGTTGCAGCCAGAGCCAGTCGTGCTATGAAGCCCAGGGCGTGTCCCAGTGCCACACCCAGCAGCTCCTCCAAGCCTTAGTCAAGTCTGAGGCAGATCACTCACTCTGCGCTTCAAAATAGAACTTAGAATTCACGTTGTTGAAGGGCTGGGCTCAAGGATTGTTGGAGTTTATGCTTAATATCCCATGTTTTTTTCATTTGTCCTTTATTGTTTGGTAACTGttaaatattct
It contains:
- the LOC142433249 gene encoding melanoma-associated antigen B1-like, yielding MLLLLLLNKYKEKEPVTKTEIMKVIGRRNKVAYRGIMNFASKMLDMVFCLNLKEMDPFTHSYILLRKLYFTEDGGILDGDGDRGFPRYGLLMALLSFIYVKGGRATEDEMWEYLHRLAVYDGEKHIIFGDPRKFITKDLVQEMYLEYVLVPYSVPPCFELLWGPRAHAVTSKLQALEFYVKLTGTNPAAFPLQYEAALREEEMRVRA